One window of the Misgurnus anguillicaudatus chromosome 8, ASM2758022v2, whole genome shotgun sequence genome contains the following:
- the dipk1ab gene encoding divergent protein kinase domain 1A isoform X2 — MVSVVKCGVSIMARGLIPWIWLKRPVYIQARFSYLHMKYLFFSWLAVFVGSWVVYVEYSSYTELCRGHECKNSICDKFQKGVIDGSACNSLCEKENLYLGKCLSAKPSNQVYSGIWGDMEGIIKCQMEEVPQYDLGVELEPRKEFASFNRPTKGTSVEKFKEMVFSHLKAKVGDQANLQDLVTLVLGVADSNNDGQISLSEAHSAWALLQLNEFLLSVVLQDRGHTPRLLGFCGDLYVTEKVPYVPLYGISLPWLFELWIPGGLRRSIDQWAAPSWPRKAKIAIGLFELVEDVFHGTFGSFLMCDVSAAGFGYTERHDIKVVDARRIVPEVSFQEVMRERRCDEDSDCLYGRDCLTSCDLTKNRCTTEVTQPNLAKVCSTLKDYVLYGAPSDIKDELEKQLYACIGLKGATEQMEMEHSLILNNLKTLLWKKISHTKDS, encoded by the exons GCCCGGTTTTCCTACCTCCATATGAAGTACCTGTTCTTTTCCTGGTTGGCTGTTTTCGTGGGAAGCTGGGTGGTGTACGTGGAATACTCATCTTACACAGAGCTGTGCCGTGGACATGAGTGCAAGAACTCCATC TGTGATAAATTTCAGAAGGGTGTGATTGATGGTTCTGCCTGCAACAGCTTGTGTGAGAAAGAGAATCTTTACTTGGGAAAGTGTCTCTCTGCCAAACCCAGCAATCAG GTATACTCTGGCATTTGGGGGGATATGGAGGGAATCATAAAGTGCCAGATGGAGGAGGTCCCTCAATACGATCTGGGTGTAGAACTGGAGCCCCGGAAAGAATTTGCCTCCTTTAACAGGCCGACAAAAGGAACATCAGTGGAGAAGTTCAAAGAGATGGTGTTTAGCCATCTTAAG GCCAAAGTAGGAGACCAAGCCAACTTACAAGATTTGGTGACCCTTGTGCTTGGAGTAGCTGACAGCAACAATGATGGCCAGATCTCCTTGTCTGAAGCCCACTCAGCTTGGGCTTTACTACAACTGAACGAATTCCTGCTGTCCGTCGTTTTACAGGATCGCGGGCACACTCCCAGACTGCTGGGCTTCTGTGGGGACTTGTATGTAACAGAGAAGGTGCCTTATGTACCACTTTATGGCATCAGCTTACCGTGGTTGTTTGAGCTGTGGATTCCAGGCGGTTTAAGGCGAAGCATCGACCAGTGGGCTGCACCATCCTGGCCACGCAAGGCAAAGATAGCCATCGGTTTGTTTGAGCTTGTTGAGGATGTCTTCCATGGCACATTTGGAAGTTTCCTCATGTGCGATGTTAGCGCTGCAGGGTTCGGTTATACAGAGCGCCACGATATAAAGGTGGTAGACGCAAGGCGAATTGTGCCTGAAGTttcttttcaggaagtgatgcGTGAAAGGCGGTGCGACGAGGACAGTGACTGCTTGTATGGGAGGGACTGCCTGACTTCCTGTGATCTCACGAAAAACCGCTGCACTACAGAGGTCACTCAGCCGAATCTGGCTAAAGTTTGTAGCACGTTGAAGGACTATGTCCTTTACGGTGCACCATCAGACATTAAAGACGAACTGGAGAAACAGCTGTACGCCTGCATTGGTCTCAAGGGTGCCACTGAACAGATGGAAATGGAGCACTCGCTGATCCTCAACAACCTCAAAACTCTCCTGTGGAAGAAAATATCCCATACTAAAGACTCCTAA
- the dipk1ab gene encoding divergent protein kinase domain 1A isoform X5, with protein MKYLFFSWLAVFVGSWVVYVEYSSYTELCRGHECKNSICDKFQKGVIDGSACNSLCEKENLYLGKCLSAKPSNQVYSGIWGDMEGIIKCQMEEVPQYDLGVELEPRKEFASFNRPTKGTSVEKFKEMVFSHLKAKVGDQANLQDLVTLVLGVADSNNDGQISLSEAHSAWALLQLNEFLLSVVLQDRGHTPRLLGFCGDLYVTEKVPYVPLYGISLPWLFELWIPGGLRRSIDQWAAPSWPRKAKIAIGLFELVEDVFHGTFGSFLMCDVSAAGFGYTERHDIKVVDARRIVPEVSFQEVMRERRCDEDSDCLYGRDCLTSCDLTKNRCTTEVTQPNLAKVCSTLKDYVLYGAPSDIKDELEKQLYACIGLKGATEQMEMEHSLILNNLKTLLWKKISHTKDS; from the exons ATGAAGTACCTGTTCTTTTCCTGGTTGGCTGTTTTCGTGGGAAGCTGGGTGGTGTACGTGGAATACTCATCTTACACAGAGCTGTGCCGTGGACATGAGTGCAAGAACTCCATC TGTGATAAATTTCAGAAGGGTGTGATTGATGGTTCTGCCTGCAACAGCTTGTGTGAGAAAGAGAATCTTTACTTGGGAAAGTGTCTCTCTGCCAAACCCAGCAATCAG GTATACTCTGGCATTTGGGGGGATATGGAGGGAATCATAAAGTGCCAGATGGAGGAGGTCCCTCAATACGATCTGGGTGTAGAACTGGAGCCCCGGAAAGAATTTGCCTCCTTTAACAGGCCGACAAAAGGAACATCAGTGGAGAAGTTCAAAGAGATGGTGTTTAGCCATCTTAAG GCCAAAGTAGGAGACCAAGCCAACTTACAAGATTTGGTGACCCTTGTGCTTGGAGTAGCTGACAGCAACAATGATGGCCAGATCTCCTTGTCTGAAGCCCACTCAGCTTGGGCTTTACTACAACTGAACGAATTCCTGCTGTCCGTCGTTTTACAGGATCGCGGGCACACTCCCAGACTGCTGGGCTTCTGTGGGGACTTGTATGTAACAGAGAAGGTGCCTTATGTACCACTTTATGGCATCAGCTTACCGTGGTTGTTTGAGCTGTGGATTCCAGGCGGTTTAAGGCGAAGCATCGACCAGTGGGCTGCACCATCCTGGCCACGCAAGGCAAAGATAGCCATCGGTTTGTTTGAGCTTGTTGAGGATGTCTTCCATGGCACATTTGGAAGTTTCCTCATGTGCGATGTTAGCGCTGCAGGGTTCGGTTATACAGAGCGCCACGATATAAAGGTGGTAGACGCAAGGCGAATTGTGCCTGAAGTttcttttcaggaagtgatgcGTGAAAGGCGGTGCGACGAGGACAGTGACTGCTTGTATGGGAGGGACTGCCTGACTTCCTGTGATCTCACGAAAAACCGCTGCACTACAGAGGTCACTCAGCCGAATCTGGCTAAAGTTTGTAGCACGTTGAAGGACTATGTCCTTTACGGTGCACCATCAGACATTAAAGACGAACTGGAGAAACAGCTGTACGCCTGCATTGGTCTCAAGGGTGCCACTGAACAGATGGAAATGGAGCACTCGCTGATCCTCAACAACCTCAAAACTCTCCTGTGGAAGAAAATATCCCATACTAAAGACTCCTAA
- the dipk1ab gene encoding divergent protein kinase domain 1A isoform X3, whose product MWCFNHGTGSDTVDLAKETRLYPVFCAQARFSYLHMKYLFFSWLAVFVGSWVVYVEYSSYTELCRGHECKNSICDKFQKGVIDGSACNSLCEKENLYLGKCLSAKPSNQVYSGIWGDMEGIIKCQMEEVPQYDLGVELEPRKEFASFNRPTKGTSVEKFKEMVFSHLKAKVGDQANLQDLVTLVLGVADSNNDGQISLSEAHSAWALLQLNEFLLSVVLQDRGHTPRLLGFCGDLYVTEKVPYVPLYGISLPWLFELWIPGGLRRSIDQWAAPSWPRKAKIAIGLFELVEDVFHGTFGSFLMCDVSAAGFGYTERHDIKVVDARRIVPEVSFQEVMRERRCDEDSDCLYGRDCLTSCDLTKNRCTTEVTQPNLAKVCSTLKDYVLYGAPSDIKDELEKQLYACIGLKGATEQMEMEHSLILNNLKTLLWKKISHTKDS is encoded by the exons TCTTTTGTGCACAGGCCCGGTTTTCCTACCTCCATATGAAGTACCTGTTCTTTTCCTGGTTGGCTGTTTTCGTGGGAAGCTGGGTGGTGTACGTGGAATACTCATCTTACACAGAGCTGTGCCGTGGACATGAGTGCAAGAACTCCATC TGTGATAAATTTCAGAAGGGTGTGATTGATGGTTCTGCCTGCAACAGCTTGTGTGAGAAAGAGAATCTTTACTTGGGAAAGTGTCTCTCTGCCAAACCCAGCAATCAG GTATACTCTGGCATTTGGGGGGATATGGAGGGAATCATAAAGTGCCAGATGGAGGAGGTCCCTCAATACGATCTGGGTGTAGAACTGGAGCCCCGGAAAGAATTTGCCTCCTTTAACAGGCCGACAAAAGGAACATCAGTGGAGAAGTTCAAAGAGATGGTGTTTAGCCATCTTAAG GCCAAAGTAGGAGACCAAGCCAACTTACAAGATTTGGTGACCCTTGTGCTTGGAGTAGCTGACAGCAACAATGATGGCCAGATCTCCTTGTCTGAAGCCCACTCAGCTTGGGCTTTACTACAACTGAACGAATTCCTGCTGTCCGTCGTTTTACAGGATCGCGGGCACACTCCCAGACTGCTGGGCTTCTGTGGGGACTTGTATGTAACAGAGAAGGTGCCTTATGTACCACTTTATGGCATCAGCTTACCGTGGTTGTTTGAGCTGTGGATTCCAGGCGGTTTAAGGCGAAGCATCGACCAGTGGGCTGCACCATCCTGGCCACGCAAGGCAAAGATAGCCATCGGTTTGTTTGAGCTTGTTGAGGATGTCTTCCATGGCACATTTGGAAGTTTCCTCATGTGCGATGTTAGCGCTGCAGGGTTCGGTTATACAGAGCGCCACGATATAAAGGTGGTAGACGCAAGGCGAATTGTGCCTGAAGTttcttttcaggaagtgatgcGTGAAAGGCGGTGCGACGAGGACAGTGACTGCTTGTATGGGAGGGACTGCCTGACTTCCTGTGATCTCACGAAAAACCGCTGCACTACAGAGGTCACTCAGCCGAATCTGGCTAAAGTTTGTAGCACGTTGAAGGACTATGTCCTTTACGGTGCACCATCAGACATTAAAGACGAACTGGAGAAACAGCTGTACGCCTGCATTGGTCTCAAGGGTGCCACTGAACAGATGGAAATGGAGCACTCGCTGATCCTCAACAACCTCAAAACTCTCCTGTGGAAGAAAATATCCCATACTAAAGACTCCTAA
- the dipk1ab gene encoding divergent protein kinase domain 1A isoform X4 codes for MARGLIPWIWLKRPVYIQARFSYLHMKYLFFSWLAVFVGSWVVYVEYSSYTELCRGHECKNSICDKFQKGVIDGSACNSLCEKENLYLGKCLSAKPSNQVYSGIWGDMEGIIKCQMEEVPQYDLGVELEPRKEFASFNRPTKGTSVEKFKEMVFSHLKAKVGDQANLQDLVTLVLGVADSNNDGQISLSEAHSAWALLQLNEFLLSVVLQDRGHTPRLLGFCGDLYVTEKVPYVPLYGISLPWLFELWIPGGLRRSIDQWAAPSWPRKAKIAIGLFELVEDVFHGTFGSFLMCDVSAAGFGYTERHDIKVVDARRIVPEVSFQEVMRERRCDEDSDCLYGRDCLTSCDLTKNRCTTEVTQPNLAKVCSTLKDYVLYGAPSDIKDELEKQLYACIGLKGATEQMEMEHSLILNNLKTLLWKKISHTKDS; via the exons GCCCGGTTTTCCTACCTCCATATGAAGTACCTGTTCTTTTCCTGGTTGGCTGTTTTCGTGGGAAGCTGGGTGGTGTACGTGGAATACTCATCTTACACAGAGCTGTGCCGTGGACATGAGTGCAAGAACTCCATC TGTGATAAATTTCAGAAGGGTGTGATTGATGGTTCTGCCTGCAACAGCTTGTGTGAGAAAGAGAATCTTTACTTGGGAAAGTGTCTCTCTGCCAAACCCAGCAATCAG GTATACTCTGGCATTTGGGGGGATATGGAGGGAATCATAAAGTGCCAGATGGAGGAGGTCCCTCAATACGATCTGGGTGTAGAACTGGAGCCCCGGAAAGAATTTGCCTCCTTTAACAGGCCGACAAAAGGAACATCAGTGGAGAAGTTCAAAGAGATGGTGTTTAGCCATCTTAAG GCCAAAGTAGGAGACCAAGCCAACTTACAAGATTTGGTGACCCTTGTGCTTGGAGTAGCTGACAGCAACAATGATGGCCAGATCTCCTTGTCTGAAGCCCACTCAGCTTGGGCTTTACTACAACTGAACGAATTCCTGCTGTCCGTCGTTTTACAGGATCGCGGGCACACTCCCAGACTGCTGGGCTTCTGTGGGGACTTGTATGTAACAGAGAAGGTGCCTTATGTACCACTTTATGGCATCAGCTTACCGTGGTTGTTTGAGCTGTGGATTCCAGGCGGTTTAAGGCGAAGCATCGACCAGTGGGCTGCACCATCCTGGCCACGCAAGGCAAAGATAGCCATCGGTTTGTTTGAGCTTGTTGAGGATGTCTTCCATGGCACATTTGGAAGTTTCCTCATGTGCGATGTTAGCGCTGCAGGGTTCGGTTATACAGAGCGCCACGATATAAAGGTGGTAGACGCAAGGCGAATTGTGCCTGAAGTttcttttcaggaagtgatgcGTGAAAGGCGGTGCGACGAGGACAGTGACTGCTTGTATGGGAGGGACTGCCTGACTTCCTGTGATCTCACGAAAAACCGCTGCACTACAGAGGTCACTCAGCCGAATCTGGCTAAAGTTTGTAGCACGTTGAAGGACTATGTCCTTTACGGTGCACCATCAGACATTAAAGACGAACTGGAGAAACAGCTGTACGCCTGCATTGGTCTCAAGGGTGCCACTGAACAGATGGAAATGGAGCACTCGCTGATCCTCAACAACCTCAAAACTCTCCTGTGGAAGAAAATATCCCATACTAAAGACTCCTAA